A genomic stretch from Halorhodospira halophila SL1 includes:
- a CDS encoding AsmA family protein, with product MLRLLKWLLLILLALIVTLGVAIAVVATVIDPNDYRDDLAELAERELGRELEIEGEIEWSFFPWLGIEIGRVTLADAEGYYDEPFVEIDRLSAAVQVWPLLRGELHTRAVELERPIVRLMRDEDGRDNWADLAERFAAAEDEHEDDTAAQESADSESPAQDSPADLEALGGIVIGGLRLHEGAVYWEDRSEDRQIQLDPLNLEVDTLRLDEPVGVRADVLVGDEERVAFSGEARLSQTDAGPEIAASWTLDPLDPKGLLQALGEEPPETTDPEVMRSLSGSGTIDATAERIDVTRLILDLDDSRVEAQAAIEPEQPTIEFAAQLDRIDLDGYLPPEAAEGEANGNGNGETATANDNGGPEGLGDLREVALDFPLEPLRPLILDGRVGIGELRAADLTVTDFEALLSGADGELGAESLQAHLYEGELAGHAWLDARDDDPAFDVAASLEGVAFAPLLEDLLGRDWLHGTGQFHFEGSGGGPHLHGLIEDFDGSGHIAAEDGNLLGLNIPHKIREAAAQLRREDSPEPPGDAERTDFSDLTASFTLEDGVARNDDLLLESPLLDATGEGSADILAEEIDYRVRATFPDGLSEDDAPLLYHLAGATVPLEISGFLFDPDIRLDLAAALGEERLERLGAAREEFDERVDEERERLEQKAQQERERLEQEAKQERERLEREAQEQRDDAERRLREELESFF from the coding sequence ATGTTGCGCCTGCTCAAGTGGCTCCTGCTGATCCTCCTCGCCCTGATCGTGACCCTGGGCGTCGCCATCGCCGTGGTGGCTACGGTGATCGACCCCAACGACTACCGCGACGACCTGGCCGAACTCGCCGAGCGCGAGTTGGGCCGGGAGCTCGAGATCGAGGGCGAGATCGAGTGGTCGTTCTTCCCCTGGCTGGGTATCGAGATCGGACGCGTCACCCTGGCCGACGCCGAGGGCTACTACGACGAGCCGTTTGTCGAAATCGACCGGCTGTCGGCGGCGGTACAGGTCTGGCCCCTACTGCGCGGCGAGCTGCATACCCGCGCCGTCGAGCTCGAGCGCCCGATCGTACGCCTGATGCGCGACGAGGATGGCCGGGACAACTGGGCGGACCTGGCCGAACGGTTCGCCGCCGCTGAGGACGAGCACGAAGACGACACCGCGGCGCAGGAATCCGCGGACTCCGAAAGCCCGGCGCAGGACAGCCCTGCCGATCTCGAGGCCCTCGGCGGGATCGTGATTGGCGGACTGCGGCTGCATGAAGGAGCCGTCTACTGGGAGGACCGCAGCGAAGACCGGCAGATCCAGCTGGACCCGCTGAACCTGGAGGTGGACACTCTGCGCCTGGACGAGCCGGTGGGCGTGCGCGCCGACGTGCTCGTCGGCGACGAAGAGCGCGTGGCTTTCTCCGGCGAGGCCCGCCTGAGTCAGACCGACGCCGGCCCGGAGATAGCAGCCAGCTGGACTCTGGATCCCCTCGACCCCAAGGGCCTGCTCCAGGCCCTCGGTGAGGAGCCGCCCGAGACCACGGACCCCGAGGTCATGCGCAGCCTCAGCGGCTCCGGAACCATCGATGCCACGGCGGAGCGCATCGACGTCACGCGCCTCATCCTCGACCTCGACGACAGCCGCGTCGAGGCTCAGGCGGCCATCGAGCCTGAGCAGCCAACCATCGAGTTCGCCGCACAGCTCGATCGGATCGACCTCGACGGCTATCTGCCGCCGGAGGCCGCCGAGGGAGAAGCCAATGGCAATGGCAACGGCGAAACGGCCACTGCGAACGATAACGGCGGACCGGAGGGCCTCGGCGACCTGCGCGAGGTGGCGCTGGACTTTCCCCTGGAGCCGCTGCGGCCACTGATCCTGGATGGCCGAGTTGGCATCGGCGAGCTCCGCGCCGCCGACCTGACAGTCACCGACTTCGAAGCCCTGCTGAGCGGTGCTGATGGGGAGCTCGGCGCCGAGTCCCTGCAAGCGCACCTCTACGAGGGCGAGCTGGCCGGTCATGCGTGGCTCGACGCCCGCGATGACGACCCCGCCTTCGATGTGGCCGCCTCGCTGGAGGGTGTGGCGTTCGCCCCGCTGCTCGAGGATCTGCTGGGCCGCGACTGGCTCCACGGCACGGGTCAGTTCCACTTCGAGGGCAGCGGCGGTGGCCCCCACCTCCACGGGCTGATCGAGGATTTCGACGGCTCGGGGCACATCGCCGCCGAAGACGGCAATCTGCTCGGCCTCAACATTCCCCACAAGATCCGCGAGGCCGCGGCGCAACTGCGCCGGGAGGATTCCCCCGAGCCGCCCGGCGATGCGGAACGGACGGACTTCTCCGACCTGACCGCCAGCTTCACCCTCGAGGATGGCGTCGCCCGCAACGACGACCTGCTGCTCGAGTCCCCCCTGCTCGATGCCACCGGGGAGGGCTCGGCGGACATCCTCGCCGAGGAGATCGACTACCGGGTGCGGGCGACGTTCCCCGATGGGTTGTCGGAAGATGATGCGCCGCTCCTGTATCACCTTGCCGGAGCCACGGTACCGCTGGAGATCTCCGGCTTCCTGTTCGACCCGGACATCCGACTCGACCTCGCCGCTGCACTGGGTGAAGAGCGCCTGGAACGCCTCGGCGCGGCTCGCGAAGAGTTTGACGAGCGTGTGGACGAGGAGCGCGAGCGCCTGGAACAGAAGGCTCAGCAGGAACGGGAGCGCCTCGAACAGGAGGCCAAGCAGGAACGGGAGCGGCTCGAACGAGAGGCTCAAGAGCAGCGGGACGACGCTGAACGGCGCCTCCGCGAGGAGCTGGAGAGTTTCTTCTAG
- a CDS encoding SDR family NAD(P)-dependent oxidoreductase — MNRAQGRVIVITGAAGGIGEATARHLHAQGARLLLTDREPEGVQRLAEELGDGAAAMAVDVSSQADNEAMIQEAEARFGAVHGLFLNAGIEGQAGPLEDADDSVWNQVFAVNVHGVRYGIQAALPALRRAQGGSILITASVAGVRGAAGLSPYVSSKHAVMGLMRTAAAELGPEGIRVNTVNPGPVDNRMMRSIEDQVSPGHGDEVKRGFTARIPLGRYVNNDEVAAVAAFLLSEAASGITGSNYMVDGGMTAH, encoded by the coding sequence ATGAACCGAGCACAAGGCAGGGTCATCGTCATCACCGGCGCGGCCGGGGGCATTGGCGAGGCGACGGCACGGCATCTCCACGCGCAGGGGGCACGCCTGCTGCTGACCGACCGCGAGCCCGAAGGCGTTCAACGGCTTGCAGAGGAGCTGGGCGACGGCGCGGCCGCGATGGCCGTCGATGTCTCCAGCCAGGCCGATAACGAAGCCATGATCCAGGAAGCCGAGGCGCGTTTCGGCGCCGTGCACGGACTGTTTCTAAACGCCGGCATCGAGGGCCAAGCCGGTCCGCTGGAGGATGCAGATGACAGCGTCTGGAACCAAGTCTTCGCCGTGAACGTGCATGGCGTGCGCTACGGGATCCAGGCCGCCCTGCCCGCTCTGCGGCGCGCCCAGGGCGGTAGCATCCTGATCACCGCCAGCGTTGCCGGTGTCCGGGGGGCGGCGGGACTGAGCCCCTACGTCAGCAGCAAACACGCCGTCATGGGGCTGATGCGGACCGCCGCCGCAGAGCTCGGGCCCGAGGGGATTCGCGTCAACACTGTCAATCCGGGCCCGGTGGACAACCGGATGATGCGCTCCATCGAGGATCAGGTGAGCCCCGGCCATGGCGACGAGGTCAAACGCGGGTTTACGGCCCGCATCCCGTTGGGGCGCTACGTCAACAACGATGAAGTGGCTGCGGTGGCGGCCTTCCTGCTCTCCGAGGCCGCCTCCGGGATTACCGGGTCCAACTACATGGTCGATGGCGGGATGACGGCACACTAA
- a CDS encoding alpha/beta hydrolase — MRLLLSLALAAGLVYVGFGALLFLAQERLVHLPQVPTRELQASPADRGWDYQDLAIPSAGGITLHGWHVAADRPRGVVVFFHGNAGNISHRLDTIAILRDLGLDVVIFDYRGYGRSEGSAHERGLHEDARAVARWVRDELNVPRELTIFHGRSLGGALAASAARQIPPGALILESTFSSAEAVARDLYPFYPTRWLTRLEYATADYLAEVDAPTLIIHSRNDEIIPYHHAEDLRAAASASAERLTIRGDHNTGFLTSGDRYRAGLQHFLEQHLL; from the coding sequence GTGCGCTTGTTGCTGAGCCTTGCCCTGGCCGCGGGGCTCGTCTACGTGGGGTTCGGTGCGCTGCTCTTCCTGGCGCAGGAGCGCCTGGTCCACCTCCCGCAGGTGCCGACCCGGGAGCTGCAGGCCTCACCCGCCGACCGCGGCTGGGATTACCAGGACCTTGCCATACCCAGTGCCGGGGGGATCACCCTCCACGGCTGGCACGTCGCCGCCGATCGTCCCCGTGGGGTTGTGGTCTTCTTCCACGGCAACGCCGGCAACATCTCCCACCGCCTCGACACCATCGCCATCCTCCGCGATCTCGGCCTGGATGTGGTCATCTTCGACTACCGGGGTTATGGGCGCAGTGAGGGTTCCGCCCATGAGCGGGGGCTACATGAGGACGCTCGGGCCGTGGCCCGCTGGGTCCGCGACGAGTTGAACGTGCCCCGCGAGCTCACGATCTTCCACGGCCGATCCCTGGGTGGTGCCCTCGCAGCCAGCGCGGCGCGGCAGATCCCCCCAGGCGCGCTGATCCTGGAGTCGACCTTCTCCTCCGCTGAAGCGGTGGCTCGCGACCTCTACCCGTTCTACCCGACCCGCTGGCTGACCCGTCTGGAGTACGCAACCGCGGACTACCTGGCGGAGGTGGACGCCCCCACGCTGATCATCCACAGCCGCAACGACGAGATCATCCCCTATCACCACGCCGAGGATCTGCGTGCGGCCGCATCGGCCAGTGCCGAACGACTCACCATCCGGGGAGATCACAACACTGGGTTCCTCACCAGCGGCGACCGGTACCGGGCGGGACTGCAGCATTTCCTGGAGCAGCACCTGCTGTAA
- a CDS encoding SDR family NAD(P)-dependent oxidoreductase translates to MRKPHEWLLDASIYFSFDRSGSERHARTWPGFRDRLRSGPDEALTGLVTGGSRGIGAAAVHRLRGMGHRVLSCGRSEQAEDTDYRTLDTGDWAAVARTVETLPPLDFIALNAGAMPERFTLNADGVELQMASQLFGHYLLVHNLARAGKLREGARVVWMSSGGMYLQRLHLRHLFENDRYDKVATYANVKRAQTIVNAQMARMPLFRNVGCFAMHPGWVDTAGVREAIPGFWRWTQGRLRTPEQGADTLVWLVTRASSGEGAADASSALESGGFYFDRRRVSPYLVPGTRETATEREALLEYLERLLAPYQVGVTP, encoded by the coding sequence ATGAGAAAACCCCACGAGTGGCTGCTCGACGCATCCATCTATTTCTCCTTTGACCGCAGTGGCTCCGAGCGGCACGCCCGAACCTGGCCCGGCTTCCGGGATCGTTTGCGAAGCGGGCCCGACGAGGCACTGACCGGCCTGGTCACCGGCGGCAGCCGGGGCATCGGTGCGGCTGCCGTGCATCGCCTGCGCGGGATGGGCCACCGTGTGCTGAGCTGCGGTCGCTCGGAACAGGCCGAGGATACGGATTACCGTACGCTGGATACCGGGGACTGGGCGGCTGTGGCGCGCACGGTGGAGACACTGCCGCCCCTGGACTTCATCGCTCTCAACGCCGGGGCGATGCCGGAGCGGTTCACGTTGAACGCCGACGGCGTCGAGCTACAGATGGCCTCTCAGCTCTTCGGCCACTACCTGCTCGTCCACAATCTGGCGCGGGCCGGCAAGCTGCGCGAAGGGGCCCGGGTGGTTTGGATGAGTTCCGGCGGGATGTACCTTCAGCGCCTGCATCTGCGCCACCTGTTCGAGAACGACCGCTACGACAAGGTGGCGACCTACGCCAACGTCAAGCGCGCGCAGACCATCGTCAACGCGCAGATGGCGCGCATGCCCCTGTTTCGCAACGTCGGGTGCTTTGCCATGCACCCGGGGTGGGTTGATACGGCCGGCGTGCGCGAGGCCATCCCGGGGTTCTGGCGCTGGACGCAGGGCCGGCTGCGGACCCCGGAGCAGGGGGCGGACACACTGGTCTGGCTGGTCACGCGCGCCAGTTCCGGGGAGGGCGCCGCGGATGCCTCTAGCGCGCTCGAGTCGGGCGGCTTCTACTTCGATCGCCGCCGGGTGTCCCCCTACCTGGTCCCCGGAACCCGGGAGACCGCCACGGAGCGAGAAGCGCTGCTCGAATACCTGGAGCGGTTACTGGCGCCGTATCAAGTCGGGGTAACTCCCTGA
- a CDS encoding winged helix-turn-helix domain-containing protein: MNNGCFETLLASVPRLTSGQRQALLRALMSETAAGGPDPVSTCGDGGAAHSGPAESLSVRGLVIDPARHEARVEGRAVELSRTQFRLLHFLAAHRHRVVTRDELIRGVWGPRAYLESRTVDAHVRRLRQALRPAGYDRMIRTVRGVGYHLDSSRAEKEAA; the protein is encoded by the coding sequence ATGAACAACGGCTGCTTCGAGACGCTGCTCGCCTCTGTACCGCGCCTGACCTCGGGTCAGCGGCAGGCGCTGTTGCGGGCTCTGATGAGCGAAACCGCGGCGGGCGGGCCGGATCCGGTATCAACCTGTGGGGACGGTGGCGCAGCGCACTCGGGGCCCGCAGAGTCGCTGTCCGTGCGCGGGCTGGTGATTGACCCGGCCCGTCACGAGGCCCGGGTTGAGGGTCGCGCCGTCGAGTTGAGCCGCACACAGTTCCGTCTGCTGCATTTCCTGGCGGCGCATCGCCATCGCGTGGTGACGCGCGATGAACTCATCCGCGGCGTCTGGGGGCCGCGTGCCTATCTGGAGTCGCGAACGGTGGATGCGCATGTTCGCCGGTTGCGACAGGCGCTGCGTCCGGCCGGATATGACCGCATGATCCGCACGGTGCGCGGTGTGGGGTACCACCTGGATTCAAGCCGAGCCGAGAAGGAGGCAGCATGA
- a CDS encoding c-type cytochrome has protein sequence MRRLMTTTLALATGCLLAGTTMAQSDEEQIEYRQAVLTVIGGNFGPMGDMAQGEIDYDAERFARNAQRVADLSRMGLEGFEGGPHSGDTDAKTAIWDEWEEFEQGMADFEAAARELAEATEGGEQDLSDIQGPFMQVAESCQACHDNYRDN, from the coding sequence ATGCGCAGACTGATGACCACGACCCTGGCCCTCGCCACCGGATGCCTGCTCGCCGGAACGACCATGGCCCAGTCCGACGAGGAACAGATCGAATACCGCCAGGCCGTATTGACCGTGATCGGCGGCAACTTCGGCCCCATGGGGGATATGGCCCAGGGCGAAATCGATTATGATGCAGAGCGATTCGCCCGCAACGCGCAGCGTGTAGCGGATCTAAGCCGCATGGGCCTGGAGGGGTTCGAGGGTGGGCCGCATAGCGGCGACACCGACGCCAAGACGGCCATCTGGGACGAGTGGGAAGAGTTCGAGCAGGGTATGGCCGACTTCGAGGCCGCAGCCCGGGAGCTGGCCGAGGCGACCGAGGGCGGCGAGCAGGATCTGAGCGATATCCAGGGCCCATTTATGCAGGTCGCAGAGTCCTGCCAAGCCTGCCACGACAACTATCGAGACAACTGA
- a CDS encoding DUF2141 domain-containing protein, whose translation MRAITPAWQGPALRVAGCVALLMGISPAIAATLQLEILLPKAGQGSVYVAVFDDPEAFPDPDGALIRKARPVEGDAVALTISDLVPGEYAVAAFQDLDGSGDLTTNFLGIPREPAGFSRGAMGRMGPPDFADAAFTVDEEGTSVTLDLRD comes from the coding sequence GTGCGTGCGATCACCCCGGCCTGGCAGGGTCCGGCGCTCCGGGTTGCGGGCTGTGTGGCCCTGTTGATGGGTATCAGTCCTGCGATCGCGGCAACCTTGCAATTGGAGATCCTGCTGCCCAAGGCAGGTCAGGGCAGTGTCTACGTCGCCGTCTTCGACGATCCAGAAGCCTTCCCGGATCCGGATGGCGCGCTGATCCGTAAGGCTCGCCCGGTCGAAGGCGACGCGGTTGCATTGACGATCTCCGACCTGGTGCCCGGTGAGTACGCCGTAGCGGCCTTTCAGGATCTGGACGGCAGCGGGGATCTGACCACCAACTTCCTCGGCATCCCGCGCGAGCCAGCAGGTTTCAGTCGCGGAGCCATGGGTCGGATGGGGCCGCCCGATTTCGCCGATGCGGCGTTTACCGTGGACGAAGAGGGCACCAGCGTGACGCTGGACCTGCGGGACTGA
- a CDS encoding c-type cytochrome has product MPFSKPSHIAIPIALWGFFLAAPVQADDDSLTRGELIGQSCFACHGPQGQGADTMPPIAGWDEDLMVEHLKDFQEGKRNPTVMDRHATGYSEGELRELAAYLSELD; this is encoded by the coding sequence ATGCCCTTCAGCAAACCATCCCATATCGCCATCCCGATCGCCCTTTGGGGATTCTTCCTCGCCGCCCCCGTCCAGGCAGACGACGATTCGCTCACCCGAGGTGAACTCATCGGCCAGAGCTGCTTTGCCTGCCACGGGCCGCAAGGCCAGGGGGCCGACACCATGCCGCCCATCGCCGGCTGGGACGAGGACCTGATGGTCGAGCACCTGAAAGACTTCCAAGAGGGCAAGCGCAACCCCACCGTGATGGACCGTCACGCCACCGGGTACAGCGAAGGAGAGCTCCGCGAGCTTGCCGCTTACCTGAGCGAACTCGACTGA
- a CDS encoding NAD(P)/FAD-dependent oxidoreductase: MRRRLSRREFLRLGATGGTLAALGLAGFPGPSLARTQLDARIAVVGGGSAGATVARYLKQNAPNLRVTLIEPNETYYTCYAGNWYLGGFRDLETLGHGYDNLRERHGVEVIHDRAEELDLAGKRVLPRNHDPIRYDRLVVAPGIDFDWERIEGIDQDDTEQIPHAWEGGRPFRILREQIKAMDDGGTVIVCPPEDPFRCPPGPYERMALIAHYLKSHKPRAKVLGLDPKDSFSKQSLFKQGWEELYGDMIEWVPGSEGGAPERLSVSDRKVFTDGGAQAHRGDVINFIPPQRAGAIAWKADLVDDSGWCPVDQETFRSQKHDDVYVIGDAAIAGAMPKSAHSANNQGKLVAATIVGELTGEPTPDFPTVNTCYSLVSPEWAFTIAAVFEHRDGEIREVEGSGGLSPEDEDQDFRQIEAIYAPGWYESITKDMFG; encoded by the coding sequence ATGCGCAGACGACTCTCCCGACGCGAATTCCTGCGCCTGGGCGCCACCGGCGGAACGCTGGCTGCCCTCGGGCTGGCCGGCTTCCCGGGCCCGAGTCTGGCCCGCACCCAGCTGGATGCGCGCATCGCCGTGGTTGGTGGCGGCTCCGCGGGCGCCACCGTGGCCCGGTACCTCAAGCAGAACGCCCCTAACCTGCGGGTCACCCTGATCGAGCCCAACGAGACCTACTACACCTGCTACGCAGGCAACTGGTACCTCGGCGGATTTCGGGACCTGGAGACCCTAGGCCACGGCTACGACAACCTGCGCGAACGCCATGGAGTGGAAGTCATCCACGATCGCGCCGAGGAGTTGGACCTGGCCGGGAAGCGGGTCCTCCCTCGCAACCACGATCCCATTCGCTACGATCGTCTGGTGGTGGCCCCCGGGATCGACTTCGACTGGGAACGAATCGAGGGCATCGACCAGGACGATACCGAACAGATCCCGCACGCCTGGGAGGGCGGGCGACCCTTCCGGATCCTGCGGGAACAGATCAAGGCCATGGACGACGGCGGCACCGTCATTGTCTGCCCGCCAGAGGACCCCTTCCGCTGCCCGCCGGGGCCCTACGAGCGCATGGCACTGATCGCCCATTACCTCAAGTCCCACAAGCCGCGCGCCAAGGTCCTGGGGCTCGACCCGAAAGACAGCTTCTCGAAGCAGAGTCTGTTCAAGCAGGGCTGGGAGGAGCTCTACGGCGATATGATCGAGTGGGTCCCCGGCTCCGAGGGCGGCGCCCCGGAGCGGCTTTCGGTGTCGGATCGCAAGGTCTTCACCGACGGGGGTGCCCAGGCACACCGGGGTGACGTCATCAACTTCATCCCGCCGCAGAGAGCCGGCGCGATCGCCTGGAAGGCCGATCTGGTGGATGACAGTGGCTGGTGCCCGGTGGATCAGGAGACCTTCAGGTCCCAAAAGCACGACGACGTCTACGTGATCGGCGACGCGGCCATCGCCGGGGCCATGCCCAAGTCGGCCCACAGCGCCAACAATCAGGGCAAACTGGTCGCCGCCACCATCGTCGGCGAACTCACCGGCGAACCAACTCCCGATTTCCCCACGGTCAACACCTGCTACAGCCTGGTCTCGCCGGAGTGGGCCTTCACCATCGCGGCGGTGTTCGAACACCGGGACGGCGAGATCCGGGAGGTTGAGGGTTCCGGTGGGCTCAGCCCGGAAGACGAGGACCAGGACTTCCGACAGATCGAGGCCATCTACGCCCCTGGGTGGTACGAGTCGATCACCAAGGACATGTTCGGATAG
- a CDS encoding cytochrome b/b6 domain-containing protein — translation MSERQRVFIWDLPTRLFHWGLVLALGLSWYSAEQGLSGWDLHKWSGYAVLTLVLFRILWGFVGSETARFRDFLAGPRTVGRYLVGWWRDRTPSRGHNPLGGWAVIVLLALVLAQAVTGLFATDDILRSGPLTGWVGSDLERTMTRLHTQIFDVLLILVTFHVAAIAVYRWVRGERLLVAMISGYKRNGFAPPWIAPLYRAVVAGTVAAGVVWLLLVTAP, via the coding sequence ATGAGCGAACGGCAGCGGGTCTTCATCTGGGATCTGCCCACGCGGCTGTTTCACTGGGGGCTGGTCTTGGCGCTGGGCCTGTCCTGGTATAGCGCGGAGCAAGGCCTGTCCGGATGGGACCTGCACAAGTGGAGCGGCTACGCGGTCTTGACTCTGGTCCTGTTCCGGATCCTGTGGGGGTTCGTGGGGAGCGAGACAGCGCGTTTCCGTGATTTCCTGGCCGGGCCGCGAACGGTCGGGAGGTATTTGGTGGGGTGGTGGCGCGATCGCACCCCCAGCCGCGGCCACAATCCCCTAGGGGGCTGGGCGGTGATCGTTCTGCTGGCCCTGGTGCTGGCGCAGGCGGTGACGGGGCTGTTCGCCACCGACGATATCCTCCGCAGTGGCCCGCTGACCGGTTGGGTCGGCTCCGACCTGGAGCGGACCATGACCCGGCTGCATACGCAGATCTTCGATGTACTCCTGATCCTGGTGACCTTCCATGTGGCGGCCATCGCGGTGTATCGCTGGGTACGGGGCGAGCGCTTGCTGGTGGCGATGATCAGCGGTTACAAGCGCAATGGCTTCGCCCCGCCATGGATCGCCCCCCTGTACCGTGCGGTGGTCGCCGGGACAGTCGCCGCGGGGGTGGTGTGGCTGCTCCTGGTGACGGCGCCGTGA
- a CDS encoding hybrid sensor histidine kinase/response regulator, translating into MHFELLRRGTQGSSTQGLQLLQATLDALDAHIVVIDLQARIRLTNRAWRRFAQDGQATQEQVGIGADYMAALRNAREAGDADAAVVLERIEDLLAGRRPFAHHEYPCPGPDRERWFVMQATPLRFDEDSTPEGAVIAHSDITDRFRAEQTAGEMARQLRERVKEAECLGGVAMLTHRATSIPDTLTAIAEHLPTGFLHEHACRAAITYRDRRYPPDEPTPEMGARLSAPIHIRGEGVGQITVGYDAQLGLGDDPFLPEEQRLIERSALLLGQYLHREEIRKELEGANRIKTQFLNAVSHDLRTPLNALLGAIDMLSETPLSEEQRAHLSLGARAGEKLEGLIDMLLDLARLQHGRLNLKHEPFDLLDVVRRQVELVESARAKPAVTIEIATEGAEPWLVEGDGERVGQVISNLVDNAVKFTASGNVTVRLARVGEEWIRIRVLDTGPGIGEAERERIFDWFFQGERVTEEHGGIGLGLRICLELLRAMGGSIDVANRRDGPGAQFTLLLPLPASAANLSTPATRSQQGSMAAQQTEKPLNGVRVVVADDEPINARLTQALLEQMGAHVFLVDDGPGALAAWRDRGPDHLLLDVQMPGLEGPEVVRRIRCEEAETGRRRTPITMLTAQDAPPVRTACEQAGADGYLLKPVRAADLRSHVARSDPPGAQGVTPT; encoded by the coding sequence GTGCATTTTGAACTGCTTCGGCGGGGAACGCAGGGATCATCCACACAGGGCCTCCAGCTGCTTCAGGCAACCCTGGATGCTCTGGATGCCCATATTGTGGTCATCGACCTACAGGCCCGCATCCGCCTGACCAATCGGGCCTGGCGCCGCTTCGCCCAGGACGGGCAAGCAACGCAGGAACAGGTGGGCATCGGTGCCGACTACATGGCCGCGCTGCGCAATGCCCGCGAAGCTGGCGACGCCGATGCGGCGGTGGTCCTGGAACGCATCGAGGATCTGCTCGCCGGTCGCCGGCCTTTTGCCCACCACGAGTACCCCTGCCCCGGGCCGGACCGCGAGCGATGGTTCGTTATGCAGGCCACCCCGCTACGGTTCGACGAAGACAGCACGCCGGAGGGGGCCGTCATCGCCCATAGCGATATCACCGATCGTTTCCGGGCGGAGCAGACCGCCGGCGAAATGGCGCGGCAATTGCGCGAGCGCGTCAAGGAGGCAGAGTGCCTAGGCGGCGTCGCCATGCTGACCCACCGTGCCACCAGTATCCCGGATACCCTGACGGCCATCGCCGAGCACCTGCCCACTGGCTTTCTGCACGAACACGCCTGCCGCGCCGCCATCACCTACCGGGACAGGCGCTATCCACCCGACGAGCCGACGCCGGAAATGGGGGCGCGCCTTAGCGCCCCGATCCACATCAGGGGCGAAGGGGTCGGTCAGATCACGGTGGGCTACGATGCGCAGCTTGGGCTGGGCGATGACCCCTTCCTGCCCGAAGAACAGCGGCTGATCGAACGCAGCGCCCTGCTTCTGGGCCAATACTTGCATCGAGAAGAGATCCGCAAAGAGCTCGAGGGCGCCAACCGGATCAAGACCCAGTTCCTCAATGCCGTCAGTCACGATCTGCGCACCCCGCTCAATGCCCTGCTCGGCGCGATCGACATGCTCTCGGAGACACCGCTGAGCGAGGAGCAGCGAGCGCATTTGTCGTTGGGCGCGCGCGCCGGCGAGAAGCTGGAAGGCCTGATCGATATGCTTCTCGATCTGGCGCGATTGCAGCACGGCCGGCTGAACCTCAAACACGAACCCTTCGACCTGCTGGATGTCGTCCGCCGCCAGGTCGAGTTGGTCGAATCCGCGCGGGCAAAACCGGCGGTCACGATCGAGATCGCCACCGAGGGCGCAGAACCCTGGCTGGTCGAGGGCGACGGCGAGCGAGTTGGCCAAGTAATCAGCAATCTGGTGGATAACGCGGTCAAATTTACTGCTTCGGGCAACGTAACGGTCCGCTTGGCCCGTGTCGGCGAGGAGTGGATCCGGATACGGGTCCTGGACACCGGCCCGGGGATCGGTGAAGCCGAGCGCGAGCGCATCTTCGACTGGTTCTTTCAGGGCGAACGGGTCACCGAGGAGCACGGCGGGATCGGCCTCGGCCTGCGCATTTGCCTGGAGCTCCTTCGCGCCATGGGGGGCTCCATCGACGTCGCGAATCGCCGCGACGGACCCGGCGCCCAATTCACCCTGCTGCTACCGTTGCCAGCTTCGGCAGCCAACTTGTCGACCCCAGCTACGCGAAGCCAGCAAGGCAGCATGGCTGCACAGCAGACGGAAAAACCGCTTAATGGCGTCCGCGTGGTGGTCGCCGACGATGAACCGATCAATGCCCGCCTCACCCAGGCGTTGCTCGAGCAGATGGGTGCGCATGTCTTCCTCGTGGATGACGGCCCGGGGGCGCTGGCAGCCTGGCGGGATCGGGGCCCGGACCACCTGCTCCTCGACGTCCAGATGCCTGGTCTGGAAGGTCCAGAGGTCGTGCGGCGCATCCGCTGTGAAGAGGCCGAAACCGGCCGGCGGCGGACGCCGATCACCATGCTGACGGCCCAAGACGCACCCCCCGTGCGTACGGCCTGCGAGCAGGCCGGCGCCGACGGCTATCTGCTCAAGCCGGTCCGCGCTGCGGATCTGCGCAGTCACGTGGCCCGTAGCGATCCTCCGGGCGCTCAGGGAGTTACCCCGACTTGA